One Elaeis guineensis isolate ETL-2024a chromosome 10, EG11, whole genome shotgun sequence genomic window carries:
- the LOC105037038 gene encoding probable disease resistance protein At5g63020 has translation MNLLPLGIIVQFFAPYWKSLGLPILEAADVAGKLIPLKEAIIPGIRYLGDSGENIKALTDAMDRLKATRAGITDDINIAEREGSKRTPEVDNWLRRVEAEAGEAAKMEEACRKRKSVLGVPLNWVSSYKDGQRVRKKAKVVEELQTEASSIVITRRLPPSSVQEMPTVPRMVGIESYKNDVLLHLANDSMGIIAIRGMGGVGKTTLLREVNNSFLPGSERSSEFDHVIWTVASRECTLEKLREGIAENLGLKLKKYRQPPNTVLFEKLKSKNFLLLLDDMWRGFELEDVGIPRPGTGGNQYKRKVILTTRLLDVCRKMSADVEIEMNCLGQPEALDLFKFHVGEQTFSSHPDIIDLAGVVAEECRGLPLALKTIGSAMRHQREPKHWRHAIELLKDSKHAEIQEMEILPEEGEERDMFRILKLSYDNLRDDMTRQCFLSCCLWPEDYLIEKAELIECWMGLGLIDESNGNLLWGRDHIRILEEVCLLEPSADKERVRMHDVIRDLALWIASDCGRKKNKWLVQAGVGLTEAIHVKQKWIGAEGVERISLMQNNIQMLPRYLPDRPNLKVLMLQMNYDLRRIPPDLFQSLPSLTYLDLSYSALEELPKEIGVLVQLQYLNLSWSNIKALPKELACLKGLKYLLLRQIGLLRIPRGGISNLSKLRQLDLFGTIWEVESSRGCGNEGNVARLEELEELNSKVMSLTKLGIVVNEVRTLQILSRLDNIVTRCLGIWCKLASIQLTPSIVKAQLGSLKMLKGLQKLKIKSYSLVELEVDGEDQDDDMDWQLPHLENLYLHRLMKLKAVKWRRVSISDFLPQLREVTIDYCSELENANWVLQLPQLESLKIVCCSKMRQVIDDSVGSHVGYNSALAFRCLRILKLQNLSRLTSICDQAIKFPSLEIIEIEHCDKLMQLPVKIMGSSLREILGSEGWWQSLQWQDENIKASLLPYFRRRVI, from the coding sequence AGGGAAGCTGATACCTCTCAAGGAAGCTATTATCCCGGGCATTAGATATCTCGGCGACAGTGGAGAAAATATAAAAGCTCTAACCGACGCCATGGATAGATTGAAAGCTACAAGAGCGGGTATCACGGATGATATCAACATCGCCGAGAGAGAAGGGAGCAAGCGCACGCCGGAAGTCGACAACTGGCTCAGGAGGGTGGAAGCGGAAGCAGGTGAAGCCGCCAAAATGGAAGAAGCCTGCCGGAAGAGGAAGAGCGTGCTGGGAGTCCCCCTCAACTGGGTCTCGAGCTACAAAGACGGCCAGAGAGTCAGGAAGAAAGCTAAGGTGGTGGAGGAGCTGCAAACTGAAGCAAGTTCTATCGTCATCACGAGGAGGTTGCCACCGTCATCAGTCCAGGAGATGCCTACCGTTCCCAGGATGGTAGGAATTGAGTCGTATAAAAACGACGTTCTGCTCCACCTTGCTAACGATAGCATGGGCATCATCGCGATTAGGGGCATGGGCGGGGTCGGCAAAACCACTCTCCTGAGAGAAGTCAACAACAGTTTCCTCCCCGGCagtgagaggagctcggagttcgaCCATGTGATATGGACGGTGGCCTCCAGAGAGTGTACTCTGGAGAAGCTTCGGGAGGGAATAGCCGAGAATTTGGGACTGAAGCTGAAGAAATATAGACAGCCACCAAACACGGTCCTCTTCGAGAAGCTCAAGAGCAAGAACTTCCTGTTGCTACTGGATGACATGTGGAGAGGCTTCGAGCTGGAGGATGTGGGGATCCCACGTCCCGGCACCGGAGGGAATCAGTATAAGCGTAAAGTTATACTCACTACCCGATTGCTGGACGTGTGCAGAAAAATGAGCGCCGACGTTGAGATCGAGATGAACTGCTTGGGGCAGCCAGAGGCACTGGATCTGTTCAAATTTCATGTCGGTGAGCAGACATTCAGCTCTCACCCTGACATAATTGACCTTGCAGGGGTGGTTGCGGAGGAGTGCAGAGGCTTGCCGCTTGCCCTCAAGACGATCGGAAGCGCCATGCGCCACCAGAGGGAACCCAAACACTGGAGGCATGCAATCGAGTTGCTGAAGGACTCTAAGCATGCTGAGATCCAGGAAATGGAGATCCTACCCGAGGAGGGTGAAGAAAGAGATATGTTTCGCATATTAAAGCTTAGCTATGACAATTTGCGTGATGACATGACGAGGCAATGCTTCTTGTCCTGTTGCTTGTGGCCCGAAGACTATCTAATTGAGAAAGCTGAGCTTATAGAATGCTGGATGGGTCTAGGCTTAATCGACGAATCGAATGGGAACTTGCTATGGGGTCGCGATCACATTAGAATCCTGGAAGAAGTATGCTTACTGGAGCCTAGTGCCGATAAAGAAAGGGTGAGAATGCATGATGTTATTCGAGACCTAGCACTATGGATCGCTTCCGACTGCGGGCGGAAAAAGAATAAATGGTTGGTTCAAGCTGGTGTTGGTCTGACGGAAGCAATACATGTGAAACAGAAATGGATTGGAGCAGAAGGAGTAGAAAGAATATCGCTAATGCAAAATAATATACAAATGTTGCCCCGGTACCTTCCTGATCGGCCCAATCTCAAAGTCTTGATGCTCCAGATGAACTATGATCTTAGAAGGATCCCACCTGACCTTTTCCAATCCCTGCCTTCTCTAACTTATCTAGATTTATCCTATTCCGCATTGGAGGAGTTACCAAAAGAGATTGGCGTACTAGTTCAGTTGCAGTATCTTAATTTATCCTGGTCAAACATCAAAGCATTGCCGAAGGAGCTGGCATGTCTTAAAGGGCTGAAGTACTTGCTTCTGAGACAGATAGGTCTCTTGAGAATACCTCGTGGTGGGATATCAAATCTTTCTAAGCTGCGGCAGCTTGATCTCTTTGGAACCATCTGGGAAGTGGAAAGTAGCAGAGGTTGTGGTAATGAAGGGAATGTAGCACGTTTGGAAGAGTTGGAAGAACTGAACTCGAAGGTGATGTCGTTGACAAAGCTTGGAATCGTGGTAAATGAAGTGCGAACCCTCCAAATTCTCTCCAGGTTAGACAACATAGTTACTCGTTGCCTCGGAATATGGTGCAAGTTGGCATCCATCCAGTTGACACCATCTATCGTTAAAGCCCAACTTGGAAGCCTCAAAATGTTGAAGGGCCTGCAGAAGCTGAAGATCAAATCCTATAGCTTAGTGGAGCTGGAGGTGGATGGCGAGGACCAGGATGATGATATGGATTGGCAACTTCCACATCTTGAGAATCTCTACCTCCATCGCCTCATGAAATTAAAGGCGGTAAAGTGGAGGAGAGTATCGATCTCAGATTTCCTTCCGCAGCTGCGGGAAGTAACGATTGATTACTGCAGTGAGTTAGAGAATGCCAACTGGGTTCTGCAGCTCCCACAGCTCGAGTCTCTAAAGATAGTATGCTGCTCCAAAATGCGGCAAGTGATCGACGATTCAGTTGGCAGCCATGTTGGCTATAACTCGGCGCTTGCCTTCCGTTGTCTTAGGATATTAAAACTGCAAAATTTATCCCGCTTAACCAGCATCTGTGATCAGGCAATCAAGTTCCCTTCTTTGGAAATCATTGAAATTGAACATTGTGACAAGCTGATGCAGCTGCCCGTCAAGATCATGGGGAGCAGCTTACGGGAGATACTTGGCAGTGAAGGATGGTGGCAAAGCTTACAATGGCAGGATGAGAACATCAAAGCCTCCCTCCTCCCTTATTTCAGAAGAAGGGTAATATAG
- the LOC140851991 gene encoding accelerated cell death 11-like produces the protein MEGGERPLRKLAEAFHDHAARVSSNREPMELSRFTNACSAVLDLFKLLGSSTSLGRTSTRPSHSHNLLRVKRVFEPIRVIFELLLASKQACHPRSWL, from the exons ATGGAGGGAGGGGAGAGGCCCCTGAGAAAGCTGGCAGAAGCTTTCCATGACCACGCAGCAAGGGTGTCATCCAACAGGGAACCCATGGAGCTCTCACGCTTCACCAATGCCTGTTCTGCTGTGCTGGATCTGTTCAAACTATTGGGGTCGAGTACAAGTTTGGGGAGGACTAGTACAAGGccaag TCATTCACACAATCTTCTTCGAGTCAAACGTGTGTTTGAGCCGATCAGAGTGATATTTGAGCTACTTTTAGCATCAAAGCAAGCATGCCACCCTCGTTCATGGTTGTAG
- the LOC105036066 gene encoding probable disease resistance protein At5g63020, which yields MNLIPLSVILQFFAPYWNSLGLPILEAADVAGKLIPLMEAIIPGIRYLGEGGENIKALTDAMDRLKATRAGIMDEINIAEREGKRRTPEIDNWFKRVEAEVGEEAKMKEPCRKRKRVLGVPLNWVSSYKDGQRVRKKAKVADELGNEASSIVTTRRLPPSSVQEMPTIPRMVGIESYKNEVLLHLANDGLRIIAIRGMGGVGKTTLLREVNNCFLPGSERSLEFDHVIWMVASEECTLEKLQKGIAQKLGVDLEAHKQPPNSVLFRNLKNKNFLLLLDELWRGYELEDVGIPRPGTGGNPYKRKVILTTRLQNVCRKMSADVEIKMNCLGRPEALDLFKFHVGEQTLNSHPDIIDLAGVVAEECRGLPLALKTIGSAMRDRREPEHWRHVIELLKDSKHAEIQEMEILPEEGEDRDMFRVLKLSYDNLRDDMTRQCFLSCCLWPEGCLIDKAELIECWMGLGLIDESNGNLLWGHDHIRILEEACLLEPSADKERVRMHDVIRDLGLWIASDCGRKKNKWLVQAGVGLREATDVKQKWIGAEGVERISLMRNHIEIMPQHLPNRPNLKVLMLQMNSYLTRIPPDLFQCMPSLTYLDLSYTALEELPKEIGMLVHLQYLNLSQTCITELPKELACLKELKYLLLRHIGLLRIPRGGISNLYKLRQLDLFGTEYEVLEVEGTGCGNEEYTASLGELEELNSKVMSLTNLGIMVNGVRTLQILSRLDNIVSRYLEMWSTCKLASIRLAPSIVKAQLGSLKMLKSLKKLKIDFDHLVELEVDGEDQDRDMGWQLPDLKELHLRDLFQLKVVKWTRVSISDFLPQLRSVAIYYCLELENANWVLLLPQLESLQIVFCPKMRQVIDDSVGSNFGAFRCLRILFLFRLGCLTSICDQTISFPSLEVIEIDHCDELKQLPVKIMGRNLREIRGCEGWWQSLQWQDENVKASLLPCFRRSLI from the coding sequence ATGAATCTCATTCCTCTGAGTGTCATCCTTCAATTTTTTGCCCCATACTGGAACTCTTTAGGGCTTCCCATTCTAGAAGCCGCGGATGTTGCAGGGAAGCTGATACCTCTCATGGAAGCTATTATCCCGGGCATCAGATATCTTGGCGAGGGTGGAGAAAATATAAAAGCTCTAACCGACGCCATGGATAGATTGAAAGCTACAAGGGCGGGTATCATGGATGAGATCAACATCGCCGAGAGAGAAGGGAAAAGGCGCACTCCAGAAATCGACAACTGGTTCAAGAGGGTGGAAGCAGAAGTAGGTGAAGAGGCCAAAATGAAAGAACCCTGTCGGAAGAGGAAGAGGGTGCTGGGAGTCCCCCTCAATTGGGTCTCGAGCTACAAAGACGGCCAGAGAGTCAGGAAGAAAGCTAAGGTGGCGGATGAGCTGGGAAATGAAGCAAGTTCTATCGTCACCACGAGGAGGTTGCCACCATCATCGGTCCAGGAGATGCCTACCATTCCCAGGATGGTAGGAATTGAGTCATATAAAAACGAAGTCCTGCTCCACCTTGCTAATGATGGCTTGCGTATCATCGCGATTAGGGGCATGGGCGGGGTCGGCAAAACCACTCTCCTGAGAGAAGTCAACAACTGTTTCCTCCCCGGcagtgagaggagcttggagttcgACCATGTGATATGGATGGTGGCTTCCGAAGAGTGTACTCTGGAGAAGCTTCAGAAGGGAATAGCCCAGAAATTGGGAGTGGATCTGGAGGCCCACAAACAGCCACCAAACTCGGTCCTCTTCAGGAACCTCAAGAACAAGAACTTCCTGTTGCTGCTGGACGAACTATGGAGAGGCTACGAGCTGGAGGATGTTGGGATCCCACGTCCCGGCACTGGAGGGAATCCATACAAGCGCAAAGTTATACTGACCACCCGATTGCAGAACGTGTGCAGAAAAATGAGCGCCGACGTTGAGATCAAGATGAACTGCTTGGGGCGGCCAGAGGCACTGGATCTGTTCAAATTTCATGTCGGTGAGCAGACCCTCAACTCTCACCCTGACATAATTGACCTTGCAGGGGTGGTTGCGGAGGAGTGCAGAGGCTTGCCGCTTGCCCTCAAGACGATCGGAAGCGCCATGCGCGACCGCAGGGAACCCGAACACTGGAGGCATGTAATCGAGTTGCTGAAGGACTCTAAGCATGCTGAGATCCAGGAAATGGAGATCCTACCGGAGGAGGGCGAAGACAGAGACATGTTTCGCGTGTTAAAGCTCAGCTATGACAATTTGCGTGATGACATGACAAGGCAATGCTTTTTGTCCTGTTGCTTGTGGCCCGAAGGCTGTCTAATTGACAAAGCCGAACTTATAGAATGTTGGATGGGTCTAGGCTTAATCGATGAGTCGAATGGGAACTTGCTCTGGGGTCACGATCACATTAGAATCCTGGAAGAAGCATGCTTACTGGAGCCTAGTGCCGACAAAGAAAGGGTGAGAATGCATGATGTTATTCGAGACTTGGGACTGTGGATCGCTTCCGACTGTGGGCGGAAAAAGAATAAATGGTTGGTTCAAGCTGGTGTTGGTCTGAGGGAAGCAACAGATGTGAAACAGAAATGGATTGGAGCAGAAGGAGTAGAAAGAATATCGCTAATGAGGAATCATATAGAAATAATGCCCCAACACCTTCCTAATCGGCCCAATCTCAAAGTCTTGATGCTCCAGATGAACTCTTATCTTACAAGGATCCCACCTGACCTTTTCCAGTGCATGCCTTCTCTGACTTATCTAGATTTATCTTATACCGCACTGGAGGAGTTACCAAAAGAGATTGGCATGCTAGTTCATTTGCAATATCTTAATTTATCCCAAACATGCATTACAGAGTTGCCGAAGGAGCTGGCATGTCTTAAAGAGCTGAAGTACTTGCTACTGAGACATATAGGTCTCTTGAGAATACCTCGTGGTGGGATATCAAATCTTTATAAGCTGCGGCAGCTTGATCTCTTTGGAACCGAGTATGAAGTTTTGGAAGTTGAAGGTACGGGTTGTGGTAATGAAGAGTATACAGCAAGTTTGGGAGAGTTGGAAGAACTGAACTCGAAGGTGATGTCGTTGACAAATCTTGGAATCATGGTAAATGGAGTGCGAACCCTCCAAATTCTCTCCAGGTTAGACAACATAGTTAGTCGGTACCTAGAAATGTGGTCTACATGCAAGTTGGCATCCATTCGGTTGGCACCATCTATCGTTAAAGCCCAACTTGGAAGCCTCAAAATGTTGAAGAGCCTAAAGAAgctgaaaattgattttgatcacTTGGTGGAGCTGGAGGTCGATGGCGAGGACCAGGATCGTGATATGGGTTGGCAACTTCCAGATCTTAAGGAACTCCACCTCAGGGACCTCTTTCAATTGAAGGTGGTAAAGTGGACGAGAGTATCGATCTCAGATTTCCTTCCGCAGCTGCGGTCAGTGGCCATTTATTACTGCCTTGAGTTAGAGAATGCTAATTGGGTTCTGCTGCTCCCACAGCTCGAGTCTCTACAGATAGTATTCTGCCCAAAAATGCGGCAAGTGATCGACGATTCAGTAGGCAGCAATTTTGGTGCCTTCCGTTGTCTTAGGATTTTGTTTCTGTTCAGGTTAGGGTGCCTAACTAGCATCTGTGATCAGACAATCAGTTTCCCTTCTTTGGAAGTCATTGAAATCGACCATTGTGACGAGCTGAAGCAGCTGCCCGTCAAGATCATGGGGAGGAACTTACGGGAGATTCGTGGCTGTGAGGGATGGTGGCAGAGCTTACAATGGCAGGATGAGAACGTGAAAGCCTCCCTCCTCCCTTGTTTCAGGAGAAGTTTAATATAG